From Diospyros lotus cultivar Yz01 chromosome 4, ASM1463336v1, whole genome shotgun sequence, a single genomic window includes:
- the LOC127799086 gene encoding uncharacterized protein LOC127799086, protein MRFRLKSTCAKEQDNLSARYTLVPAAVLALLIAPNSEHTLISRLWAFSVYLKALSMLPQLRLMQNEKMFEPITAHYVFAIGVARFLGFAFWIVMVYQTGGKFLFLVGYGSLWVLMAFISEIIHTFILADFCYYYVKLSWNLRKLAWNIDLFHRPPVRPHGSLSLPLSFSPVFGLNGRNLI, encoded by the exons ATGCGGTTCAGATTGAAGTCAACTTGTGCCAAGGAGCAAGACAACTTGTCAGCACGTTATACG CTGGTGCCAGCGGCAGTCCTTGCCTTATTAATTGCTCCTAACAGTGAGCATACACTAATAAGCAGGCTTTGGGCTTTCAGCGTGTATTTGAAAGCACTCTCAATGTTGCCTCAGCTTCGTCTGATGCAAAATGAgaag ATGTTTGAGCCAATTACAGCACATTATGTTTTTGCAATTGGTGTTGCAAGATTCTTGGGCTTTGCATTCTGGATCGTTATG GTTTACCAGACAGGGGGGAAGTTTCTATTTTTGGTTGGATACGGTTCGTTATGGGTGCTGATGGCTTTTATATCAGAAATCATTCATACGTTTATCTTGGCTGATTTTTGCTACTATTATGTGAAACT GAGTTGGAATTTGAGAAAGTTGGCTTGGAACATTGATTTGTTTCACCGCCCGCCCGTCCGCCCCCacgggtctctctctctccctctctccttcTCGCCGGTTTTTGGCTTAAATGGGCGGAATCTCATCTGA